A genomic segment from Terriglobia bacterium encodes:
- a CDS encoding ABC transporter ATP-binding protein, which translates to MSLLRLEDVGVSVSGHPILDLPALGVEEGEIHVVLGPTGAGKSTLLRVMNLLQRPDRGAIFWRGERIPWPAPLALRRRMAMVFQSPLLFSGSVLDNVAYGLKIRGERGARARAKAEAMLRRIHIDHAARQRASTLSGGEAQRAAIARAMVLDPDLLLLDEPLSALDEPIREHLLEELRQIVRERRITCVYVTHEQSEAFALADRISILGVGKLLQTGAPEEVFYRPSGRAVAEFLKTGNILSGEIVARDGNLARVRIGGRTFWASSDLPPASRVLACIRPEEIHLTRNGDAGANRLDGTVTALLNGGPTIKIEIDCGFPVSALVTRRTVRELDLRRGERVGLAFEPVTVHLIPDEETQSMAADPSTGRLPP; encoded by the coding sequence ATGAGCCTCCTTCGCCTCGAGGACGTCGGGGTCTCCGTCTCGGGCCACCCGATCCTGGACCTGCCCGCGCTGGGCGTGGAAGAGGGGGAGATCCACGTCGTCCTCGGCCCGACGGGCGCCGGCAAGAGCACGCTCCTGCGCGTGATGAACCTGCTCCAGCGGCCGGATCGCGGAGCGATCTTCTGGCGGGGCGAGAGGATCCCGTGGCCCGCTCCCCTCGCGCTGCGCCGCCGCATGGCGATGGTCTTCCAGTCCCCGCTGCTCTTCTCCGGCAGCGTTCTCGACAACGTCGCGTACGGCCTCAAGATCCGCGGGGAGCGGGGGGCGCGCGCCCGCGCGAAGGCGGAGGCGATGCTGCGTCGCATCCACATCGATCATGCGGCGCGTCAGCGGGCCTCGACGCTGTCCGGAGGCGAAGCGCAGCGGGCCGCCATTGCCCGTGCGATGGTGCTCGACCCCGATCTCCTCCTCCTCGACGAGCCGCTCTCCGCCCTCGACGAGCCGATCCGCGAGCACCTCCTCGAGGAGCTCCGCCAGATCGTCCGGGAGCGGCGGATCACCTGCGTGTACGTGACCCACGAGCAGTCCGAGGCCTTCGCCCTCGCCGACCGGATATCGATCCTGGGCGTAGGGAAGCTGCTTCAGACCGGGGCACCGGAAGAGGTCTTCTACCGCCCGAGTGGACGCGCCGTCGCGGAGTTCCTGAAGACCGGGAACATCCTCTCCGGGGAGATCGTCGCCCGTGACGGAAACCTCGCGCGGGTCCGGATCGGCGGCCGGACGTTCTGGGCTTCGTCCGATCTCCCGCCCGCGAGCCGCGTGCTCGCCTGCATCCGACCCGAAGAGATCCATCTGACCCGGAACGGGGACGCGGGCGCCAACCGGCTCGACGGCACCGTGACCGCGCTCCTCAACGGGGGGCCCACGATCAAGATCGAGATCGACTGCGGCTTCCCCGTCTCGGCCCTGGTCACGCGAAGGACGGTCCGGGAGCTCGACCTCCGGCGCGGCGAGCGTGTCGGCCTCGCCTTCGAGCCGGTGACCGTGCACTTGATACCGGACGAGGAGACGCAGAGTATGGCCGCGGATCCGTCGACCGGGAGGCTTCCTCCATGA
- a CDS encoding ABC transporter permease, which yields MTSIAEAVRSALAVRGELAGILALSLFVSGAAVVAAMALGVPAGIVLALRRFPGRRMLVTLVNTGMGLPPVVVGLFVFLLLARSGPLGALEILYTPWAMILAQIVIATPLVTGITLAAIQGLDPRVHLQILSLGASRLQVHWKLVQEARLSLVAALAAGFGSIISEVGAVMIVGGNIKGQTRVMTTAIVLETRQGEFAAAVVLGVILLALTMLFNWLFTWIQQRQKG from the coding sequence GTGACCTCGATCGCGGAGGCGGTCCGTTCGGCCCTCGCCGTTCGCGGTGAGCTCGCCGGCATCCTCGCGCTCTCGCTCTTCGTCTCGGGCGCGGCGGTCGTCGCCGCCATGGCCCTCGGCGTCCCCGCCGGGATCGTCCTCGCGCTCCGCCGCTTCCCCGGGCGACGAATGCTGGTCACGCTGGTCAACACCGGGATGGGGCTTCCGCCGGTCGTGGTGGGGCTCTTCGTGTTCCTCCTGCTCGCGCGCTCGGGACCTCTCGGCGCGCTCGAGATCCTCTACACGCCGTGGGCGATGATCCTGGCCCAGATCGTCATCGCCACTCCCCTCGTGACCGGCATCACGCTGGCCGCGATCCAGGGACTCGACCCGCGCGTCCACCTGCAGATCCTCTCGCTCGGCGCCTCGAGGCTCCAGGTCCACTGGAAGCTCGTCCAGGAAGCGCGGCTCTCGCTCGTGGCGGCGCTCGCGGCGGGGTTCGGCTCGATCATCTCCGAGGTCGGCGCCGTCATGATCGTGGGGGGGAACATCAAGGGGCAGACGCGGGTGATGACCACGGCGATCGTCCTCGAGACGCGGCAGGGGGAATTCGCGGCCGCGGTCGTCCTCGGCGTGATCCTGCTGGCGCTGACCATGCTGTTCAACTGGCTGTTCACCTGGATCCAGCAGAGGCAGAAGGGATGA